Proteins co-encoded in one Rhodospirillales bacterium RIFCSPLOWO2_02_FULL_58_16 genomic window:
- a CDS encoding galactokinase, whose product MIITRTPLRISIGGGGTDLPSYYEKFGGFVISAAINKYVYITANRSFRSGYLLKYAKTEHVEELADIKHDLIREVLSLLKVAPSIEIVSIADVPAGTGLGSSGSFTVGLLHALYAYKRRPVSIKGLANEAYEIETKNLGEPCGKQDQYIAAYGGLMCQDYHQDGTVKMTGLAISDETIRDLDECLMMFFTGYSRSAAEVLKDQQSRSEKGDAEMLENLHFIKNLGLKIKDALEKGDTMAFADLMHEHWLHKKVRSPGISSGEINDLYDFARRHGALGGKLVGAGGGGFMLFYTRDRSALRRAMNEKGLQEMDFSFDFDGSVVLLRN is encoded by the coding sequence ATGATCATCACCCGAACCCCTTTACGGATATCCATCGGCGGCGGCGGCACCGACCTGCCGTCTTATTATGAAAAGTTCGGCGGGTTCGTAATCTCGGCGGCCATTAACAAGTACGTTTACATCACCGCCAACCGCTCGTTCCGCTCCGGCTACCTGCTTAAATACGCCAAGACCGAGCATGTGGAGGAATTGGCGGACATCAAGCACGATCTGATTCGCGAAGTGCTGAGTTTACTGAAGGTGGCCCCCAGCATCGAGATCGTCAGCATCGCCGATGTGCCGGCGGGGACCGGACTCGGCTCATCGGGGAGCTTCACCGTCGGCCTTCTTCACGCCCTCTACGCCTACAAGCGCCGGCCGGTAAGCATCAAGGGACTGGCCAATGAGGCCTACGAGATCGAAACAAAAAATCTGGGCGAGCCTTGCGGCAAGCAGGACCAGTATATCGCCGCTTACGGCGGCCTGATGTGCCAGGACTACCATCAGGACGGCACGGTCAAGATGACCGGACTGGCGATCAGCGACGAGACAATCCGTGATCTTGACGAATGCCTGATGATGTTCTTTACCGGCTACAGCCGTTCCGCCGCCGAGGTTCTCAAGGATCAGCAATCACGATCCGAAAAAGGCGACGCCGAAATGCTGGAGAATCTCCATTTCATCAAAAATCTCGGGCTGAAAATCAAGGACGCATTGGAAAAAGGCGACACCATGGCCTTCGCCGATCTGATGCACGAACACTGGCTTCACAAGAAGGTCCGCTCGCCCGGCATTTCCAGCGGCGAGATCAACGATCTTTACGACTTCGCCCGCCGCCATGGAGCGCTCGGCGGCAAGCTGGTCGGCGCCGGCGGCGGCGGCTTCATGCTGTTCTATACCCGCGACCGTTCGGCTTTACGCCGGGCGATGAATGAAAAAGGGTTGCAGGAAATGGATTTCTCGTTCGATTTTGACGGCTCGGTGGTGCTGCTGAGGAATTAG